The Plantactinospora sp. KBS50 sequence CGCCACGCCGGCGGCGACCGCGGCGGCCACCACCGCGCCGGCCGCGACCGCCAGCACCGGCTCCCCGACACCGACGCCGTCCCAGGAGTACGCGACCGACCTGCCCCTGGACGAGCCCGAGGAGACGGACGAGACCCCCGCGGCGGCCGAGGTCGACAGCGGTACCGGCGCGGGCGGTTCCACCCCGAAAGCGGCCGGCTTCAGCGGCGTACAGGCGTCCTTCGTCTTCGGCGGTCTGCTGCTGGTGCTCGGCCTCGGCCTGTTGCTCGGGTTGCGGCGGCTGATCAGCACGGACCGGGCCGCCGCCGATTCCGGGCTGGCCGGGGCGGGCGCGACCGGCGGGGTGCCGGCTCGCAACCGGCAGCGGCGCCGCCGCAGCGACGTCTGGTAGCGCCGCCGCCGCGCGGCCCTTCTCGCTGCGACCCGGCGGGGCTAGGACAGCTCGCGCTTGAGCGCCGTCGCCAGACGTGGGGCGAGGGTACGGGCGTAGGTGGCGGTCAGGCCGCCGCCACTGCCGTAGACGAGGGTCTCGCCGATCACCGGGGCACACCGGGACGTCGGGCAGATCGCGTCGTTCAGGTCGATCATGCTGACGTGCCGCAACCCGCTCGCCGCCCGCTCCTGCGCCTCGCCCGCGCCGGACCCCAGCGCCGTCGTGCGCGAGGTGGTGCACCGGGTCAACCGCCGCGTGTTCTCCCCCACACACTCCGGTACGTCGATCGACGGGGTCGGCGTGTCGCGGAGCACGACAAGCGGCCTCTTCTCGGTCGCCAGGGCGGACCACATCCGGTGCTGCCCGTCCGCCGCGGCCCGCACGGCACGGTCCCCGGTCAGCGTCCGGCCGTCGACCACCGGCGTGAACCGGGCGTTGGTGGTGATGACAAGCGACGGCCGGTCCCCGGGCAGGGCGGCCCGCACCTTCCCGTTCCACTCCGTGCACTCCGGGTACGCCCGATCGGCGTCCGTGGCGCCGGCCCGCGCCACCGAACCCAGGGTGAGCGGGCAACCCTCCTTCAGGTACGTCACCAGGCGCCAGCCGTTGGTCCGGATCACCTCCTGGAGCGCGGGCAGCCAGGCGGCGGCCCGCGCGTCGCCGACCAGCGCCACCGTGAACGTCGCCTCCCGGTCGCCGTACCCGCAGGACGCCGCCGCGCCCTCGGCCATCGGCGCCACGCAGTCGTGCCGGTAGGCGTCCGAGACGTCGGCCCGGGCGGAGCCGGGCTCCGGAACGATCCTCGCCACCCGGTCGACCGGGGTGCCGTGCCGGTCGTTGCGCGGCTTGCTGCCCAGCACCGCCGCGCCGGGCGGCGCGTCGGCGTCCGGCCCCGCCGGGTCGTCGCCGTCCGCACCGACCGATGTGGACACGCTGGGACTCGCCGAGCCGGCCGGCAGCACCGCCGAGGTGGGCAACGTCGCCGAGGTCGACGGCCAGAGCGCAAACTGGAACAGCAGCCCCGCCGCGGCGGCCACGCTGGTGCAGACCGCACCCAGGTGCAGCGCGCTGTGCGGCTGCTCGACCAGCACCGGCGACCGGCGGACCGGGTTCTCGACGTACCGGTGGGTCAACATGGCGGGTACGACCGCGGCCAGCACCACGGCCAGCGAGGCGACCGGGCCGAGCGGGCCGAACAGGACGCCGGCCACGACGAGCAGCGGCCAGTGCCACAGGTAGAGCGGGTACGCGATGGCGCCCAGCTCGCGCAGCGGGCGCCGCCGCAGCAGCAGCGCCGGACCGCCGGCACCGATCCGCCCACCGCCGGCACCGATCCGCCCACCGCCGGCACCGCCCGACCCGCCGGCGCCTGCTGTTCCGCCGCCGGCGAGCAGGGCCGCGGTGCCCAGCGCGGGCACCAGTGCCGGCCAGCCGGCGAAGCCGTCGGTGCCGCCGAGGGCGCCCGCCAGCGGTACGGCCGCGACCACCGCGGCCAGTCCCGCCCAGGCCAGTGCCGTGGCCGCGGTCCGGGACAGCCGTCCGAGCCAGGTGCCGAGCAGCGCCACGCCGCCGCCGAGGGCCAACTCCCAGAACCGGGCGGTGCTGGCCAGGTACGCCCGCGCCGGCTCGCTCGCGGCCAGCGACACGGACCAACCGAACGAGGCCACCGCCACCACGCCCAGACCGATCAGCATGCGGATCTGCCACAGCCGCGGGCCGGCGGTGAACCGGCCCGCGCCGAGCAGGGCCAGCGCCAGCACCAGCGGCCAGATCAGGTACGCCTGCTCGGCCACCCCGAGCGCCCAGTAGTGGCGCAGAATGCTCGGATCGCCGGTCGGATCCTGCCCGGCGAGGCGCCAGTTCAACACGTACAGGCCGGCGGCCATCGCGTCCCACCCGGTGCCCGACCAGCGCTCCCGGGGCAGGAACAGCCCGGTCAGCAGCAGGCTCACCAGCAGCACCAGCAGTGCGGCGGGCAGCAGCCGGCGCGCCCGGCGCGCGTAGAACGCCAGCGGGTCGATCCGACCCGCCCGCTCCAGGTCGCTGGCCAGGACACCGGTGACCAGGAAGCCGGAGACCACGAAGAAGACGTCGAGTCCGACGAACCCGCCCGGCAGCAGGCTCGGCGCCGCGGCACCGACCAGAATCACCAGGACGGCGAGCCCCCGCAGGCCCTCGATGTCGGCGCGGAAGCCGAAGTGGAGACCGAAGCCGTTCGGACGGTCCGCCTCGTCGGGACTGTCCGGTCCGGCCGAGGTGGCGGTGCTGGTCGCGGCGGTGCTGGTCGTGGCGGTGCCGGTCGTGGCGGTGCTGGTCATGGCGCGCAGGTCGGGTCGGTCGGCCCGCCATCCCGGCTCGCCGGGCTCGGTGTCCGGCCCGGGCTCGGTGTCCGGCCCTGGCTGGGTGTCCGGCCCGGCCTGGCCGTCAGATCCGGTCTGGTCACCGGGTCCGGTCGGGGCGCCGGGCTCGTGCCGGTCGCCGGGTCCGGTCCGGGAATCCAGTCGTTTCATGGCGGTCCATCCTCGCGAGCTTGTCCGGTGGGGTGGCCGTACCGGTCAACGATCGCGGGGCGGTGGAAGGGACGTACCGGATCAGGCCAGGTCGGCCGGCTCGATGCCCAGCTCACGGGCGGCGGCCAGCCGGATCCACTCGCCGAGCTGCCGCCGGCTGATCACCCGGTCGTGCACCGACACCTGGATCGCGAGCCCGTCGATCAGCGCGTTGATCCGCCAGGCGGCGCCCGGCGGGTCGGGGCAGGTGAACGTGCCATCCTGCACGCCGGCCGAGATGACCTCGGTGAGCGTTTCCTTCCACCGCAGGTCCAGCCGCCGGGAGACCTTCTCCAACTCCGGAGTGCGCAGCGACTCCGCCCAGCCGTCGATCCACAGCGCCCAGGAGGTGGACCGGCCGCTCGGCGCGTACAGCTTGATGATCCGCTTGAGCTTGGCCAGCGGCGGCGTGTTGGACCGGATCACCGCGTCCAGCCGGGTCAGGTCCCGCTCGGCGGCGTACGCGAAGGCCCGTGCGAGCAGCCGTTCCTTCGTCGAGAAGTGATAGAAGACGAGGGCCTGGCTGACGCCGGCCGCGTGCGCGACGTCGGCCGTACGCGTGTTGGCCAGGCCACGCTCGATGATCACGTCGCACGCCGTGCGCAGCAGCGAATCAAGGCGGACCTCTGCCGCACGTCTCGTCACGCGGCTACGGTAATCCATTGATCCGGACACGGGGAGTTACCGAGGGCGGTGTTGGGCTATGACGAAGAGTCAACAATCGGACACTTCGCAATGCAACGTTCGGACTCCTCCATCCGTTTGATATCGAGATCGCTGATTCTCTGGTAGGGGATTCGGCTGCGAATCCAGGCGTCGGGGCGTGCCTCTTGTTGATCGTGGGGCCGGGGTGGTTCCGGTGATCGTTTCGGGCCGCCCGAAGATCGATTGGCCGAACCCCGGTCGGGCGTGTCGATCTCCACGCCCGGATCCCGTCCTGATCCCGTCCGGATCATGTGCGGATCGGCCGGTGGGCGGAGGCTCGCGGTCCGGACGCGCGGGACGCCGACCCCGAGTTGGCATCCGCCGCCGCACTCGGCTAAAGTTCTGATCCGTCGCCGGGGAACGCCCGGGGATGTGCGGACGTAGCGCAGCTGGTAGCGCATCACCTTGCCAAGGTGAGGGTCGCGGGTTCGAATCCCGTCGTCCGCTCGGAGATGCCACCATGCACGTCGGGGGCAACCTCGGTGGAGTGGCCGAGAGGCGAGGCAACGGCCTGCAAAGCCGTGTACACGGGTTCAAATCCCGTCTCCACCTCGGCAACCAGACGAGGGCGATTGGCGCAGTGGGAGCGCGCTTCCTTGACACGGAAGAGGTCACTGGTTCAAACCCAGTATCGCCCACAGGTTATATAGGCAGTTGGAGCGGCCCGTTGCTGGATATCCGGTAACGGGCTTTCTGTTGTTCGGGGCCTTACGCGGGGAGCATCTGGGGAGCGGGGCCGCTCCCTGGGGGTGACAGCTTCCGTTAACGGATTGTCCTGCTCCCAGGTGAGCACTTCCTAGTGGGAAGTGTTGTCACCTTGGGGTCGGGGTGTGCGTTCCCAGCGTGCTTGCAGTCTGTCGACGAGGCGTTGCTCGACGATGGGGCTGACGTGGCTGTAGATGCCTCGGATGCCGGGTAGGCGGTGGCCTAGTCGCTTGGCTTGGGCGACCTCGGGCACGTCGTCTTCGATGAGCCAGGTCTTGTGGCTGTGTCGAAGGTCGTGGAAGTGGAGTCCGCGGATGATGGCGGGGATGCCGTTGGTGGGGTTGCCGTCGGTGGCGGGTCGCCAGTGGCGGCGGTGGAAGCTGGAGCGGCGGTGCAGTCCTCCGGAGTGTGGAAGCGCTCGCCCGATGGCCTCTGGCCTCGACAGACACCTGTCCGGGGGAGAGCGCTTCCGAGACTAGGAAGTCCTGCTCCCAAGGGCGGGCGCTTTTCGAGTGTGGAAGCGTTAGTTTCTTCAACCTCGGCGTTCAGGAGGAGGGCCGATGCGGCTCGACGGGTGGCGACCGAGCCTGCAGGAGTTCCTGGCCTGCGTTGCGTGGCCGGCGTCGCGGTGGTCGAATCTCGTACTGTTGATCCTGCCGGTGGGTGCTGTACCTGAAGCCGCCTCAGGACTATGCCGCGTCTGTGATCTGCAGCAGCAGTGGGACGAGTAGGCCAGCCCAGGGCCCGCTGCGCCATCGTGACTCGCCCGCCCGCCCGCCCGCCCGGCCGCAGCCGGCAGCACGGTAGACACGCTGGCCGGTCCGTTTGCGAACGGCGACTGGGGCGGTGAATTATGGACCGCCGTGACAACTCCGCGTCCTGGCTGGGAACCTGCGTCGTACGCCGAAGCGGTCGACGACATCAACAACGGCAAGGTCTTCGAGCACCACTACCTTGAGCTGAAGACCGAGTACAAGCCCAGTCAGAACGAGGAGATGCGCGGCGACATCGCGTCCCTCGCCAACGACAGCGGCGTCCTGGTCGTCGGGGTGGAGGAGAACAAGGCGACGCGGAAGGCGACCAGGCCGACGCCGGTCCCGCTCGCCGGCATCATCGAGCGGGTGGAGGACGCCGCCCGCGCGCTTGACCCGCCGCTGCACGTCGAGTGCCACGTACTGGCTGACCCCGACGAGCAGACCCGCGGCATCGTGTTCATTCGGGTCCCGGTGAGCCCGCTCGCCCCGCACCAGGCGAACAAGCGGTACTACGGCCGCGACGAATGCTCCACGTACCGGCTGTCCGACGCCCAGGTTGAGGCGCTGATTCGTCGACGCACCATGCGGGTTAGCCACATCGCGGCCGCGCTGTCGAGCCCGGATGTGTTCGGGGAGCTGGCGCCGACGGGACGTCTCGCGGTGGTGGCGTATCCGACGGGGAACCATAACGACGAGCTTCTGGCGGATTTTCAGGCCCCGGCCGGCTACTACCGGTGGCTCGACGAGCAGGCCGAGAAGGCAACAGCTGCCGTCGATCGGCTCGCGGATGGCGCTCCCACGCTCGGCCGATTCGTCGCGCACGCGTGGAATCCCACACGCGGATGGGCAAGCACACCCGAGCGCTGGCCCGCTGGTGTCGGCCGGATCACGCGACCGCGAAACGACGGGGAAGGCACGCGAGGTTACCTCGTCGTCTACGAGTCCGGCGCGGTGCACTTCGCGGTGGACAACCTGGTACACCCGGAGTGGAACATCCAGCCGGCGCGCTCGGCGTTCGACTGGATGAAGATGTGGACCTCTTCGATGTGGACGGCCTGCATGGTGCGCCAGGTTTGCCGGTCGGCCGGGCTGACCGATACCGGCGTAGACATCGGC is a genomic window containing:
- a CDS encoding acyltransferase family protein, which codes for MKRLDSRTGPGDRHEPGAPTGPGDQTGSDGQAGPDTQPGPDTEPGPDTEPGEPGWRADRPDLRAMTSTATTGTATTSTAATSTATSAGPDSPDEADRPNGFGLHFGFRADIEGLRGLAVLVILVGAAAPSLLPGGFVGLDVFFVVSGFLVTGVLASDLERAGRIDPLAFYARRARRLLPAALLVLLVSLLLTGLFLPRERWSGTGWDAMAAGLYVLNWRLAGQDPTGDPSILRHYWALGVAEQAYLIWPLVLALALLGAGRFTAGPRLWQIRMLIGLGVVAVASFGWSVSLAASEPARAYLASTARFWELALGGGVALLGTWLGRLSRTAATALAWAGLAAVVAAVPLAGALGGTDGFAGWPALVPALGTAALLAGGGTAGAGGSGGAGGGRIGAGGGRIGAGGPALLLRRRPLRELGAIAYPLYLWHWPLLVVAGVLFGPLGPVASLAVVLAAVVPAMLTHRYVENPVRRSPVLVEQPHSALHLGAVCTSVAAAAGLLFQFALWPSTSATLPTSAVLPAGSASPSVSTSVGADGDDPAGPDADAPPGAAVLGSKPRNDRHGTPVDRVARIVPEPGSARADVSDAYRHDCVAPMAEGAAASCGYGDREATFTVALVGDARAAAWLPALQEVIRTNGWRLVTYLKEGCPLTLGSVARAGATDADRAYPECTEWNGKVRAALPGDRPSLVITTNARFTPVVDGRTLTGDRAVRAAADGQHRMWSALATEKRPLVVLRDTPTPSIDVPECVGENTRRLTRCTTSRTTALGSGAGEAQERAASGLRHVSMIDLNDAICPTSRCAPVIGETLVYGSGGGLTATYARTLAPRLATALKRELS
- a CDS encoding TetR/AcrR family transcriptional regulator: MTRRAAEVRLDSLLRTACDVIIERGLANTRTADVAHAAGVSQALVFYHFSTKERLLARAFAYAAERDLTRLDAVIRSNTPPLAKLKRIIKLYAPSGRSTSWALWIDGWAESLRTPELEKVSRRLDLRWKETLTEVISAGVQDGTFTCPDPPGAAWRINALIDGLAIQVSVHDRVISRRQLGEWIRLAAARELGIEPADLA
- a CDS encoding helix-turn-helix domain-containing protein codes for the protein MTTPRPGWEPASYAEAVDDINNGKVFEHHYLELKTEYKPSQNEEMRGDIASLANDSGVLVVGVEENKATRKATRPTPVPLAGIIERVEDAARALDPPLHVECHVLADPDEQTRGIVFIRVPVSPLAPHQANKRYYGRDECSTYRLSDAQVEALIRRRTMRVSHIAAALSSPDVFGELAPTGRLAVVAYPTGNHNDELLADFQAPAGYYRWLDEQAEKATAAVDRLADGAPTLGRFVAHAWNPTRGWASTPERWPAGVGRITRPRNDGEGTRGYLVVYESGAVHFAVDNLVHPEWNIQPARSAFDWMKMWTSSMWTACMVRQVCRSAGLTDTGVDIGVRVDAIDGALPETLQVEQDTFRRMAIRNDVVAWEGGTYQRTAHVSAAEAKKDLTCMVRTLFGQLMRSTGLGTVVP